One Syntrophomonadaceae bacterium genomic region harbors:
- a CDS encoding macro domain-containing protein, with translation MPFTIVRQDITKMKVDAIVNAANTNLQMGGGVCGAIFKAAGARELQAACDKLAPIKTGEAVITPGFNLSAKFVIHAAGPVYRHWNKEQSEQHLRAAYTNSLKRAVENKCESIAFPLISSGIYGYPKDEALQVATSAIQGFLVDHDIDVTLVVFDKSAFTVSRELLGAVENYIDEHYVDTHQIRRRQLLNVEREALYEADEGVSSYDEPVFEEMLAPSVGKPLDSLVGNLDEPFSQTLLRLIDAKGKTDVEVYKRANLDRKLFSKIRSNKGYMPSKRTAIALAVALELSLGETDDLLKRAGYALSHSQKFDVIIEYFIVSGKYDIFEINEVLFEYDQPLLGG, from the coding sequence ATGCCCTTTACCATCGTCCGTCAGGACATCACAAAAATGAAAGTCGACGCCATCGTCAATGCCGCCAACACCAACCTGCAAATGGGCGGTGGTGTTTGCGGCGCCATATTCAAAGCGGCTGGAGCGCGTGAACTGCAAGCCGCCTGTGACAAACTTGCCCCGATTAAAACGGGGGAAGCGGTCATCACGCCGGGGTTCAACCTTTCGGCGAAGTTTGTAATTCACGCTGCGGGTCCCGTCTATCGGCATTGGAATAAGGAGCAAAGCGAGCAACACCTCCGCGCCGCCTACACAAACTCGCTGAAGAGAGCCGTCGAAAATAAGTGCGAAAGCATAGCATTTCCGCTGATTTCAAGCGGTATCTACGGTTACCCGAAAGACGAGGCTCTGCAAGTGGCTACTTCGGCGATACAGGGCTTCCTTGTCGACCACGACATTGACGTGACGCTTGTGGTGTTCGATAAATCGGCGTTCACCGTCAGCCGCGAACTGCTCGGCGCGGTTGAAAACTATATTGATGAACATTACGTTGACACGCACCAAATAAGGCGGCGGCAACTTCTTAATGTAGAGCGGGAAGCCTTGTATGAAGCCGATGAAGGCGTTAGTTCATACGACGAGCCTGTGTTTGAAGAGATGCTTGCTCCGTCCGTAGGTAAGCCTTTAGATAGCCTGGTCGGAAATCTTGACGAACCATTCTCACAAACGCTCCTGCGGCTGATTGACGCCAAGGGTAAAACGGATGTGGAGGTTTATAAACGCGCCAACCTTGACCGCAAGCTGTTCTCTAAGATTCGGAGCAACAAAGGTTATATGCCAAGCAAGCGCACGGCGATTGCCCTTGCCGTGGCGTTGGAGTTGTCGCTTGGCGAAACAGACGACCTCTTGAAGCGGGCGGGCTATGCACTTTCCCATAGTCAGAAGTTCGACGTGATTATCGAATACTTCATCGTCAGCGGTAAGTATGACATCTTCGAGATCAACGAGGTGCTGTTCGAGTATGACCAGCCGCTGTTGGGAGGGTAA
- a CDS encoding very short patch repair endonuclease, with translation MPRMSKVTHKIMSAVMCKNTRPELALRRALWARGLRYRVNVKTLPGKPDVVFTKAKIALFCDGDFWHGHNWAIRGLGSLEEELERYSQFWKDKILGNIRRDKENSARLKADGWTVIRFWESDIKNNVNKCTDIVEKIYRDVLMDKTRADG, from the coding sequence GCAGTGATGTGCAAGAACACCCGACCCGAACTTGCCCTGCGGCGTGCGCTTTGGGCGAGAGGATTACGTTATAGGGTCAACGTCAAAACCCTGCCCGGTAAGCCGGACGTGGTATTCACCAAGGCGAAAATCGCCTTGTTCTGCGACGGCGACTTCTGGCACGGACACAACTGGGCTATTCGCGGATTGGGGTCGCTTGAGGAGGAGTTGGAGCGTTACTCGCAATTCTGGAAGGACAAAATCCTCGGGAACATTCGCCGCGACAAAGAAAACTCCGCCCGATTGAAAGCAGATGGCTGGACTGTAATTAGGTTCTGGGAAAGCGATATTAAGAACAATGTCAACAAATGTACGGATATTGTTGAGAAAATATATCGGGACGTATTAATGGACAAAACACGCGCTGATGGTTAA